ATTCTACTTGTCGTAATAGTAGGATGGAGACTGATCTCGTTCACATAGATTTTTTGCCTGGGGCGACGAGATTAATGACTGAATTCCTAAAAGATTTATTGTGGGGAGGAGATACTACGCATTATTGTGTATTTAGATTTGGGGGCGAAAGACgtcgtttttttatttacaaaaatcgCAGAGACAATATTTATGGAAACCAATGCAGAAACTGTTATTGGTCTGTTAGAAGGAATGGACTTTGTGCTCttaattcaaaaaccaaaagatatGATATCTGTTATTCTTGGGATAAATAATAAGCTAAATTATATGTTTACTGTATTGAACTCATGttcaaatttatgattattattagcCAAGCTAATTGGttaaattgatatatatgtGGTGTGGTGTTTGACTCTTGACTTGTTTGTTGgctttgaagtttttttttgctaatacAAACCACTTCAAATCTATACGAAGATGTAGGTataaactccaaaaaaaaaatttatcatgAATTCggactaattaatatatattgataaattaataaaaatgtactaGTAGTTATaaagttatttaattaatactgtaAAAAGAATTTCACGAGTGATTAATTATTGAAGAAAAATggtattaaaaagttaaaaaaaaaactaacacaaATCAATTGGTGATTTTTAGATCGGGGACGTGGCTTGGTTTTAATTGGTGAGTAACGGTCAGATCTGTAAACGGTGGATGATCGGTAAGGCGTACAGAAACACAGGTAGGGTCGTCCGTAGAGAAAGAATACTTATTAGGGTTTTACAAGGGTGAAAAGGTAAAATGGTGAGGTTAGGCGTTTATCCCGCCCGCCTGCGatgcaaaatttgaaatttgatttttggcTCACACATGTGAGTGAGAGCGTTGTGTGGTGCATCTTCTCTCGCACGTGCGAGAGGATTTGGATTTGTTTCCTCATTATAAATCCCGCTCAGGAGACGACCTTCAAAGAATTGCCCTCAGATCGTCACTCTCCCCAAGaaaagcctctctctctctctctactctctctctctctcttcgaaGAGACCGTTTTGGAGTTTCATCAATTAGCTTTttattgaaagaagaagattcaaaggTACGAATCCAATAgttgtttcttcttaatttgattttgagtgAGTTTTTTTAACGGTGTTCTTTGTAACTCTCGATTTGAATTTGTGAGAGATTTTAGATTCGCGATCTCCGTTTCTTGAGTTCTTTCTGTAATTTCGTTTCTCGGAAGCGGCGGTTGATTTCAAATGTTAAAACCCTAGGGTTTCTCTGGGGATTTGTGTTTTCTTCGATCGATCAATCAATTCTCTAATTGATTCTCTATTTGTTGTTTACAGCGACGTTATCAATAATGCCAGAAGCAAGAGACAGAATCGAGAGGCCAATTGATTACTCGGTTATATTTGCCAACAGAAGGAGTAACGGTGTGTTACTTGACGTCCCAGATTCACAGCTCAGATTGATTCAGTCTCCGGTTCTGAGATTGCCATCGGATTCTCCAGGACCTGGTTCAATTGGTCGAGGATCTTTGGTTAGAACAGGCGGCGGTATTGGGAGAGGCAATTTCAGTACATGGAGACCTGGTAATGGGAGAGCTGGTCACACGCCGTTTAGATTAGCAGAGGAAAGAGAGAATATGCCAATGGTGGCTGCTAGACGTGGGAGAGGTCGTGCTTCACGGAGTCCGTTGCCTTATTGGTACCCCAGAACGCCTCTACGTGATATTACTCACACTATGAGGGTAAGGAAACTGACTCAACCCCATTTGTGTTGAATTGTTCTGTTTACGATAATCAGTTTTGTTCTGGCATTGGTTTTTGCTTTGCAGCTTGGTTAAGTGTTTGAGATGGACCTATGGTTTTTAGCTTTGTAGTCCTCTTTTTTTAGCTGAGTATAGGATTCTGCTACTTACTTGatagggttttattttgtttcttagtaATCATACCAGGCTTGCTTAGCCTATCTGATTAAGCTGAATCATAGATGTGTTGCCATAAGGCTTGCTTAGCCTGGcgtttattttgtttacacTCTTGAACTGCAGGCTattgagagaagaagagcagCTGGGATGAGAGTAGACGATGGCCGAGATGTTGAGATCCCAACTCATCAACAAGTTGGTGTTCTTGAATCTCCAGTACCAGTGTCAGGAGAAGACAAATGCTCAATGGAGACTCCTGGTCCATCTGTGGGAATCAAGCGTAGTTGCCCACCTTCAACTGCTAGAGTTCATAAGATGTTGCTTGACATCACTAAAGAGATCGCTGAGGAAGAAGCAGGATTCATCACACCCGAGAAGAAGCTACTCAATTCTATTGACAAAGTAGAGAAGATTGTGATGAAGGAGATCCAGAAAATGAAGTGCACTCCTCAAGCGAAGAGGGAAGAGCGGGAGAAAAAGGTGCGGACTCTTATGTCAATGCGATGATCATCCACACTTAGGAGGAGAGAGACCAGAGAGGTATCCGCTTAAGATACCTGCACAGTGAGTACATCATCTTCTGATGATATCATAGATCATCTTCACAAGTTCGGTGAATTTCTTAGACTTTGGTATCATTTTCTGATGATTTGACTAGAAAGCGTCAatcatcttttgatgattttataggAGAGTTGTTTCGAGAAATCATTGTTCTGATGATAGAATAGATCAGGAATCATCTGCTAATGATGATATCATAGGAATGTTAATTCTTTTTGACAGTCCCCACATTTCATGTTTGTGTCTTCACTTGTTGACGATTTAGGCTTGTAGAAGAATTTCATCCATTTGTATTACTTTTGAATAATTGAGTTGTATATAACAAGTACCGATATTTGGTTTAATACTTGAAATTGCTGATATTCATTTGCCTATTCATATATCTGTAGACTTTATCTCGTTCCTGAATCACAGCTTCTGCAAAGTACTCTTGAAAAGTTTACGAACTCAATTTTTGAACGAAAAAAGGTCAAAAAGATTGTAAACGAGTTTAATTCAAAAGCACTTAGAGATTCAGATGTCTAAAGATAATGATGATAAGTCTATAATGACCTGCAAGTGTTAAATCTGGTTTCAGTTTTAGACTTGTCTTTACTTATTTGATTTACAAATCGGAttgatttgattagtttttggaAACGAAGACATAAAAACTAAGGGGTGTTAGTggattaaagattttaattgaGGCAGGATattagtggatttaaaagtctaatgTATTTGTGTGGAttttataatgcatataaggtggatttgaaagttATTGATAATGTATATTTGgtgattgttatggatttttttaaagttatttatagaagaaaaaaaaaagaaaaaattagccATAAACTGTATTATACACCAAAACCATATTAAATTAACAACACCCAGACTTTTACATTGAATCCAGGAAAAAAAATGGTGCGATTATTACAGATCATGAACccataaaaaaagtaaaagaacaaaaaaaaaaatctcaaaaataacactgatgaataagtgtgattatagaCATATGctttgtggaagaagaaaagacattGAGCCCAgaacaaaaaagtgtgattatattataaacccagaaaaaaatgaacccagaaaaaaaaagttaaaaaacacaaaaaaaaaattctctaaaataacagagatctgatgaataagtataattataaaaagattgagaaaaaaattcaaacaataaTATGTTAAAGACTAGATCCatatagagagaggagagaaaaatGAAATGCTTGAGAAAAATATGGTATTGtgtttcttcatatttttttgaagcAAAGTAtgttgaaatccaaaatcacacaaaatccaataaatattaaataacactagattttaataaattttttaaaatgcacaattcaataacacatgatttctaaatatatcaaattcttttaaaaaccatCATCCAATAACACCCCTAACTTGGTAGAATTTGGACAACAAGCGTAAGTGACAAGAGAACAtagtttatgtattatataGAAGTAACACCAACTGAATCCAGTACCACGAATATTAACAgttaaatagagagaaaaagagagttttcTTCGAAAATAAATAGATTCCAGGAGTCTTAAAGGTGCCAAAATGACGAGTTTTCATTCACCCAATGACATCTAAACACAATCACAATGACACGAAGACGAGAAAATATTCAGAGTTTGTCATCAGTTTTGGTGTCTTCTCTTTTTGAGGTTTTAGACAATAGCAGGATACTGCTTGGACTGCAGCTTAACCCTTTTCTTGTACTCAACTGGATCCTACACAATCACCAACACAAAGTTACAATCACTCGACTTAGTTGCTATGTTTTCGAAACATATTACAAAATCTTTATATTGGTTTCTCTAAGGTGTACCTGACAGAAGAGATGATAGCCATCAGTCTGTGCAGGGTCAGCGGGATTAGGCGTGTCAAGTAAATCCTGAATACCAACAAGAATCTGCTTCACGGTGATGGCTGGTCTCCATCCCTGTCGTTATACACATAACAAAAGGAGAGCCTGAGTACAATAAAGCTGGCTTTGTTCATGGAGAAacgcaaaagaaagaaacagaagagaGTACTTACGTAGTCCTCGTTAAGGATGGAGAGACAAACAGTTCCAGATGGATAGACATTAGGGTGGAAAAACCCTTGAGGGAATTTGCATTTCGGAGGTTTGCTTGGATAGTCCTCACTGAAGTGCATCGTTAATGGAAAGAATCCACCTTCCCAATCAGTCTGCAGCAGAGTCAAAATTAGCAATGAAGATTCACAGTACTAACAATCGCTCTTGTACTACTACTATTAGCCATGTCAAAACCATGTCCAAGATACACAGCAGAGTTCAAATTCAGTGTCATTTTGAAGAACAAAGTTTTATGCATCAATTCAGAACATCACAAGTAAAAAAATGAGATACACATTTACTCTTTCTACTAGAATGACTCATATATGGTTCTGTGTACGGTCAAAAACACATCATatgagagaaacaaacaaaatcacaaaaagaagaaactagtGAAGCTTCGAACTTTTTAGACATAAAAGCATCAGAAGATGATACACAAAGACTTCACAGTCCAAAGCAGAGGTAGATGAgaaaatcataaaccctaaatttgtGCAGAGTTTTTTAGAAATGGTTTCTACATGTACCAATCAGAAGCCGACAAGCAGAACATGAACCCTAATTTCAGGATTGTACAGTTAACAATACTTACCCCAGCTTTACCAGGTATAGTGCAATGCCACACCATTAGATTCACAGTACCATCAGGCCCCGTCTCTGGCTTCgccacaaaaccctaaattttaccatcacaacaagaaacaaaaccaaaatcaggaTTCAAATAAAGCAatcaaaacaaacccaaaaccccataaattaagaagaagaaaaaaaaagaattggaaaaaaaaaattaacaaacaaaaatcacgAACATGAGGATGATTCTTCCTCCACGATTTCCTCTCTTCAGCTAAACGACCACGAGCGATTCCACTagccatatctctctctctctctctctctctctcctctatAGAATCTCACTCTCTCTATAAGTCTCTCTCTTGTGATTTGGCTTCTCAAATCTCTATCTCTCcctatataaatatactacttcgaagaagaagaagaagaagaagacagattggggaaaaaggagaagaagaagcgaaggAAGTTACAGATTTGCCCCTAGTAAAAAGGTTAAAGAAGGGGTAATCGGAGTATCCTACGGTCCAGATTTCGCGACGAATAAATGTCCTTTCGTCCTAAGCTCCTCCACTTTAATGGATATTGACCGGtcaatcatttaatttttttttaaccaatatatcaattttttttttataatcagaaatgtatataataaataaataaaagaaaaagtcaatGGATAAATGTGGCGTGAAACCTACGCGATGAAACccccaacaacaaaaaaaaagctaccaaaaaaaagattcttcttTCTAGCGTATCCCATTTGTCACGTGGCCCATTACCAATTCTGGGCCCTATCCTCTTTGTCTTCTTAACCCTTAAGCTACCTTCAATTATtcccccttcttcttcttaatgttGTTGGTCGGTGTAGAATAAGATTTGTTCTAATCAACAACAAATGTTGCAGGCAACAAACCAAACTTGTTTGTCAAAACTTGTTTGTCAGCGAGCCTTACTTGTACGATGTCTGCTAGTATGCTGTTTTTCTACCTATTATATTGAAGctaacagatatatatatattcccaattatgaatttttttcgtTAATAAGTTTATAACCCAACTTTGGATGAATTAGAAAAATGTTCTATTTCTTACCAAAAGACCAAACCCATTATCAACatctaatctcagtcacaccACGGCAACCAATTAACAGCACCAAACCGCGTAAAGCTCCAATGATACACATAGGCAGCGAGACTATGACTTTCTAACCAGagacaaaaacatcaaaaccacACAGATATGCTTCTTTACTActttcaaacaaaaagaaaaagtcttaAGAATATTAAAAGACAGACGAAGACATCATAACCATTACCAAgataccaaaataaaagaaaaagaaaaaaagtcatcATGACATTTTTAAACAAGAACAAACTAAACAAGTTCTGGACGAATTTTTCTTTCAGATTGGTAGCAGCAGCTCAGAGCATGCAATCAGTTCTTGCAGGAAGCCTCCTGAAGAAATTCAGAGGAGGAGAGGGCAGTCTGTATCTGAACCTCGGATGTCTCAGAACATAGATTCCTATCAGAAGAGCCACAACCTGGAAAGGTGTCACATAGAGAATCACTGCAGCAATCAAGCAGAATAAGACAAATAGCGCAGTTGCACGCGGATCACGCCAGCTTAGCAAAGACTGTACCCTTTCTCCTTGTGTTGCAAGATCACCAACCACTGTCTGAATCCTCCCAGCAATACTCCTCAACCTGTCATACCTCATCCTGACAATGTCAGATGGTCGGGAAGTAGGAAATGTGTCGAATTCTTCATCAAGCTCGTCCGGATGGGCTGAATCAGCGTGAGAGAGACGTGTGTCCATGTGAGGAGGATGCCTCGGTCTCCAACGGTAATACCATACAC
The sequence above is drawn from the Camelina sativa cultivar DH55 chromosome 4, Cs, whole genome shotgun sequence genome and encodes:
- the LOC104781696 gene encoding protein GIGAS CELL1-like, which produces MPEARDRIERPIDYSVIFANRRSNGVLLDVPDSQLRLIQSPVLRLPSDSPGPGSIGRGSLVRTGGGIGRGNFSTWRPGNGRAGHTPFRLAEERENMPMVAARRGRGRASRSPLPYWYPRTPLRDITHTMRAIERRRAAGMRVDDGRDVEIPTHQQVGVLESPVPVSGEDKCSMETPGPSVGIKRSCPPSTARVHKMLLDITKEIAEEEAGFITPEKKLLNSIDKVEKIVMKEIQKMKCTPQAKREEREKKVRTLMSMR
- the LOC104781697 gene encoding SUMO-conjugating enzyme SCE1; translated protein: MASGIARGRLAEERKSWRKNHPHGFVAKPETGPDGTVNLMVWHCTIPGKAGTDWEGGFFPLTMHFSEDYPSKPPKCKFPQGFFHPNVYPSGTVCLSILNEDYGWRPAITVKQILVGIQDLLDTPNPADPAQTDGYHLFCQDPVEYKKRVKLQSKQYPAIV